The Sulfitobacter sp. SK011 genome has a window encoding:
- a CDS encoding GFA family protein, translating into MTSAPVKVRATCHCGAVALEATLPHGFDDIGRCTCSFCARRQAAAVTAIASSVHVLKGADNLTLYSWNTHTAQHYFCKTCGIYTHHKRRADPSQCGINLGCIEGANPWEYEPIVWTDGINHPSDR; encoded by the coding sequence ATGACAAGCGCCCCGGTGAAAGTCCGCGCCACCTGTCATTGTGGCGCTGTCGCGCTTGAAGCGACCCTGCCCCACGGCTTCGATGACATCGGGCGCTGCACCTGTTCGTTCTGCGCGCGCAGGCAAGCCGCTGCAGTGACCGCCATCGCCAGTTCGGTCCATGTGCTGAAAGGCGCGGATAACCTCACGCTCTACAGTTGGAACACCCACACAGCGCAGCACTATTTTTGCAAAACCTGCGGCATATACACCCATCACAAACGCCGGGCCGACCCCAGCCAATGCGGCATTAATCTGGGGTGTATCGAGGGCGCCAACCCGTGGGAGTATGAACCAATTGTCTGGACCGACGGCATCAACCACCCCTCAGACAGATAG
- a CDS encoding rhomboid family intramembrane serine protease codes for MFPIRDHNPSGRTPYVTYALMVANIVIFLSYVTLLSDNRATFDFYNAWALVPARLSDGGGYGGLVTSMFLHGGWLHLAGNMLFLWIFGDNIEDDMGHLRYLLFYLACGVAAGLGQVVAEPNSVVPMVGASGAIAGVMGGYLLLYPRAKVDILIIFIVFFRIFPIPAWIMLAVWFAMQFFGGIAADTGTGGVAYWAHAGGFVAGLVLTVPFWLRRGGVDFWSRTDGHPPHPAATYPAIESRIPKVRRK; via the coding sequence ATGTTTCCTATCCGCGATCATAACCCGTCCGGGCGCACGCCCTATGTCACCTACGCGCTGATGGTCGCCAACATCGTGATCTTTCTAAGCTATGTGACCCTGCTCTCGGACAACCGCGCCACGTTTGATTTTTACAACGCATGGGCGCTTGTCCCGGCACGGCTCAGCGACGGGGGCGGCTATGGCGGGCTTGTTACCTCCATGTTCCTGCATGGCGGCTGGCTGCACCTTGCGGGTAACATGCTGTTCTTGTGGATATTCGGTGACAACATCGAAGATGATATGGGGCATCTGCGCTATTTGCTGTTCTATCTGGCCTGCGGCGTCGCTGCGGGGCTGGGGCAAGTGGTGGCAGAGCCCAACTCGGTCGTCCCGATGGTCGGTGCGTCAGGCGCAATTGCCGGGGTGATGGGCGGCTATCTGCTGCTCTATCCCCGAGCCAAGGTTGATATTCTGATCATCTTTATCGTGTTTTTCCGCATCTTCCCGATCCCGGCCTGGATCATGCTGGCGGTCTGGTTTGCCATGCAGTTCTTTGGCGGCATCGCGGCCGATACTGGCACAGGTGGCGTTGCATATTGGGCGCATGCTGGCGGGTTTGTCGCAGGTCTGGTGCTGACGGTGCCGTTCTGGCTGCGCCGGGGTGGGGTTGATTTCTGGAGCCGCACCGATGGCCACCCACCCCATCCCGCCGCGACCTATCCAGCCATAGAAAGCCGCATTCCAAAGGTGAGACGTAAATGA
- the putA gene encoding bifunctional proline dehydrogenase/L-glutamate gamma-semialdehyde dehydrogenase PutA: MARDTSPSLRHQIDEETYADPETVLATLVQTAQLTETDRATISAQAAGLVRDIRGATSPGMMEVFLAEYGLSTDEGVALMCLAEALLRVPDADTIDALIEDKIAPSDWGRHMGHSTSSLVNASTWALMLTGRVLDDDQPGPVRHLRAAIKRLGEPVIRTAVSRAMKEMGRQFVLGEDITAAMTRAKGMEKKGFTYSYDMLGEAARTEGDAKRYHLSYSRAISAIATACNDPDIRKNPGISVKLSALHPRYEIAQEASVMRDLVPRLRALCLLAKSAGMGLNVDAEEADRLALSLDVIDRVMGEPALSGWDGFGIVVQAFGPRASRVIDALYAMAKRHDRRIMVRLVKGAYWDTEIKRAQVEGVDGFPVFTQKAATDVSYIANARKLLGMTDRIYPQFATHNAHTVAAVLHMGDDPETYEFQRLHGMGETLHNLVMTQNGTRCRIYAPVGAHRDLLAYLVRRLLENGANSSFVNQIVDENVAPEVVAADPFAQLGTSNVKIPTGPEIFLPLRANAIGFDLAHTPTLARIEAARAPFKSHKWEAAPLLAGEAAPQKAVKVMNPAHPTKSPGTVRNASKEDVATALDTAAPWDAPLATRRAVLLKAADLIEENYGEIFALLAREAGKGLPDCVAELREGVDFLRYYAAQATNTPAAGIFTCISPWNFPMAIFCGQISAALAAGNAVLAKPAEQTPLVAHFTVGLLHKAGVPRSALQLLPGGGDIGAAVTSDPRIGGVAFTGSTATAMRIRTAMAENCAPGTPLIAETGGLNAMIVDSTALPEQAVTAIVESAFQSAGQRCSALRCLYVQEDIAEDLTKMLIGAMQSLNMGDPWHLSTDVGPVIDELARKGISDHIEAARADGRVVAELPTPDGGTYVAPTIIRVNGIGDMKREIFGPVLHLATFKSHELDKVIDAINATGYGLTFGLHTRIDDRVQHVSERIEAGNVYINRNQIGAIVGSQPFGGEGLSGTGPKAGGPNYLPRFSAPDTQDVTGEWHKPQADLPKPAPHHPKPIETVSMPGPTGESNRLTTLPRAALLCMGPGADAAAAQARAVEALGGIALQATGQIDPTDLSDGPAYGGVLWWGDAETARQIEQALAKRDGPILPLIRGLPDTARVRAERHVCVDTTASGGNAALLGAAG, translated from the coding sequence ATGGCCCGCGATACTTCCCCTTCCCTGCGTCACCAAATTGACGAAGAAACCTATGCTGATCCCGAAACCGTCTTGGCCACCCTGGTTCAGACAGCGCAGTTGACTGAAACAGACCGGGCCACGATTTCCGCCCAGGCGGCGGGTCTGGTGCGCGACATTCGCGGGGCCACATCGCCCGGCATGATGGAAGTGTTTCTGGCCGAATATGGCCTTTCCACTGACGAAGGGGTCGCCCTGATGTGTCTGGCCGAAGCGCTGTTGCGGGTGCCGGATGCCGACACCATCGATGCGCTCATTGAAGACAAGATTGCGCCTTCTGACTGGGGCCGTCACATGGGCCACTCCACATCATCCTTGGTCAACGCCTCCACTTGGGCGCTGATGCTGACGGGCCGTGTGCTTGATGACGATCAACCCGGCCCCGTGCGCCACCTGCGCGCGGCGATCAAACGTCTGGGCGAGCCGGTGATCCGCACCGCCGTTTCCCGTGCGATGAAGGAAATGGGCCGTCAGTTCGTTTTGGGGGAGGACATCACCGCCGCGATGACCCGCGCCAAGGGTATGGAGAAAAAGGGCTTCACCTATAGCTACGACATGCTGGGCGAAGCGGCACGGACCGAAGGCGACGCAAAGCGCTATCATCTGAGCTACAGCCGCGCGATTTCAGCGATTGCAACCGCCTGCAACGACCCCGACATCCGCAAGAATCCGGGCATTTCCGTAAAGCTCAGCGCCCTGCACCCCCGCTATGAGATCGCTCAGGAAGCTTCGGTGATGCGCGATCTGGTGCCGCGTCTGCGCGCACTGTGCCTGTTGGCGAAATCCGCTGGCATGGGCCTCAATGTCGACGCCGAAGAGGCCGACCGCCTTGCCCTGTCATTGGATGTAATTGACCGCGTGATGGGCGAACCTGCACTGTCTGGGTGGGACGGATTTGGCATCGTTGTTCAGGCCTTTGGCCCGCGTGCATCACGGGTGATAGACGCCCTTTATGCCATGGCGAAACGCCATGACCGCCGCATCATGGTCCGGCTGGTCAAGGGGGCCTATTGGGACACCGAGATCAAACGCGCCCAGGTCGAGGGCGTCGACGGTTTTCCCGTCTTCACTCAGAAAGCCGCAACCGATGTGTCCTACATCGCCAATGCGCGCAAACTTTTGGGCATGACTGACCGGATTTACCCCCAATTTGCCACCCACAACGCCCATACCGTCGCGGCCGTCCTGCACATGGGCGACGATCCTGAAACCTACGAATTCCAGCGCTTGCACGGCATGGGCGAGACCCTGCACAATCTGGTGATGACGCAAAACGGCACCCGTTGCCGGATCTATGCCCCCGTCGGGGCGCATCGCGACCTGCTGGCCTATCTGGTGCGGCGTCTGTTGGAAAACGGCGCGAATTCAAGCTTTGTGAACCAGATCGTTGATGAAAACGTGGCCCCCGAAGTGGTCGCCGCCGATCCATTTGCGCAACTGGGTACGTCGAATGTCAAAATCCCCACCGGGCCAGAGATATTCCTGCCGCTGCGTGCCAATGCAATTGGCTTTGATCTGGCCCATACGCCGACGTTGGCCAGGATCGAAGCCGCCCGCGCGCCCTTCAAGTCCCACAAATGGGAGGCCGCCCCCCTGCTTGCTGGCGAGGCAGCGCCGCAAAAGGCTGTCAAGGTGATGAACCCGGCACATCCGACCAAATCCCCCGGCACCGTGCGCAATGCCTCAAAGGAAGATGTTGCAACCGCGCTGGATACTGCCGCGCCATGGGACGCGCCACTGGCCACCCGTCGTGCGGTTTTGCTGAAAGCGGCGGATCTGATCGAAGAAAACTATGGCGAAATCTTTGCGCTTCTGGCGCGTGAAGCGGGCAAAGGCCTGCCCGATTGCGTGGCCGAACTGCGCGAAGGTGTTGATTTCCTGCGCTATTACGCGGCACAGGCAACCAACACGCCTGCCGCCGGCATCTTTACCTGTATCTCGCCCTGGAACTTCCCGATGGCGATTTTCTGTGGCCAGATATCCGCCGCCCTTGCTGCCGGAAACGCCGTGCTGGCCAAGCCCGCTGAACAGACGCCATTGGTCGCACATTTCACCGTTGGTCTGCTGCACAAGGCGGGCGTACCGCGTTCCGCGTTGCAATTGCTACCCGGTGGCGGTGATATCGGGGCCGCGGTTACCTCTGATCCACGCATCGGCGGCGTGGCCTTTACCGGCTCTACTGCCACCGCGATGCGCATCCGCACCGCGATGGCCGAAAACTGCGCCCCTGGCACGCCGCTGATCGCGGAAACCGGCGGTCTGAATGCCATGATCGTGGACAGCACCGCCCTGCCCGAACAGGCGGTGACCGCGATTGTCGAAAGCGCGTTCCAGTCTGCGGGCCAACGCTGTTCCGCGCTGCGCTGCCTCTATGTGCAGGAAGACATCGCCGAAGACCTGACCAAAATGCTGATTGGGGCTATGCAATCGCTGAACATGGGCGATCCCTGGCATCTCAGCACGGACGTAGGGCCGGTGATTGACGAATTGGCCCGCAAAGGCATCTCTGATCACATCGAAGCCGCGCGCGCCGATGGCCGGGTGGTGGCTGAATTGCCGACACCGGATGGCGGCACCTATGTGGCCCCCACCATCATCCGCGTGAATGGCATTGGCGATATGAAGCGTGAGATCTTCGGCCCGGTCCTGCACCTTGCGACGTTCAAAAGCCACGAGCTGGACAAGGTGATCGACGCAATCAACGCCACCGGGTACGGGCTGACCTTTGGCCTGCACACCCGCATCGATGACCGGGTACAACATGTGTCGGAACGGATCGAAGCCGGCAACGTCTATATCAACCGCAACCAGATCGGCGCGATCGTGGGCAGTCAGCCGTTTGGCGGTGAGGGCCTGTCCGGCACGGGTCCCAAAGCGGGCGGGCCAAATTACCTGCCCCGTTTCAGTGCACCAGATACGCAGGACGTCACCGGTGAATGGCACAAACCGCAGGCCGATCTGCCCAAACCCGCGCCACACCATCCCAAACCGATTGAAACCGTGTCGATGCCCGGACCAACAGGCGAATCGAACCGCCTGACGACGCTGCCACGCGCCGCCCTCTTGTGTATGGGTCCGGGTGCCGATGCCGCCGCTGCGCAGGCGCGTGCGGTTGAGGCATTGGGCGGGATCGCCCTGCAAGCGACAGGCCAGATTGACCCCACTGATCTGTCAGATGGCCCCGCATATGGTGGCGTCCTGTGGTGGGGTGACGCAGAGACCGCACGCCAGATCGAACAGGCGCTGGCCAAACGCGATGGCCCGATCCTGCCTCTGATCCGGGGGTTGCCCGATACCGCCCGGGTCCGTGCCGAACGCCATGTCTGCGTGGACACCACCGCCTCCGGGGGCAACGCCGCCCTTCTGGGCGCTGCAGGGTAA
- a CDS encoding Lrp/AsnC ligand binding domain-containing protein, giving the protein MKKEQSDLDRFDSTILSVLAEDGRISITDLAKRIGLSKSPTQARLRRLEETGVILGYRALLDPIQLGLDHVAFVEVRLSDTREKALRAFNAAVIKVPEIEQAHMIASHFDYLLKVRTRDMTAYRRFLGETISSLPHVSNTSTYVAMEAVKETMLADAT; this is encoded by the coding sequence ATGAAAAAAGAACAATCTGACCTGGACCGATTTGATTCAACGATTCTGTCTGTGCTGGCCGAAGATGGGCGCATCAGCATTACTGATCTGGCAAAACGCATTGGGTTGTCCAAATCACCGACCCAGGCGCGGCTGCGCAGGTTGGAAGAAACGGGGGTCATCCTTGGATACCGGGCGCTGCTTGATCCGATCCAGTTGGGTCTGGATCACGTGGCCTTTGTCGAAGTGCGGCTGAGCGATACGCGCGAAAAAGCACTGCGGGCCTTTAATGCGGCTGTGATCAAAGTACCTGAAATCGAACAGGCACATATGATTGCCAGCCATTTTGATTACCTGCTCAAGGTGCGGACGCGCGACATGACCGCCTATCGCCGTTTTCTGGGCGAAACGATTTCATCGCTGCCACATGTGTCCAACACCTCGACCTATGTCGCGATGGAGGCCGTGAAGGAAACGATGTTGGCGGACGCCACTTGA
- a CDS encoding tetratricopeptide repeat protein, with amino-acid sequence MKLALIAAPVWAAPAFAACPTPPDTSAELLNLFAKANAATDVNAGRRVSGEMWEVWLRAPDEAAQEVLDAGMGRRDAYDFAGAITEYDRLIAYCPDYAEGYNQRAYVHFLQQDYEPALADLDIALTLQPHHVAAQSGRALTLMNLGRLEEARAQLLIAVENNPWLSEAALLADDAPLGRKGKDI; translated from the coding sequence ATGAAATTGGCCCTGATCGCGGCCCCGGTATGGGCGGCACCCGCCTTTGCTGCGTGCCCCACGCCCCCTGACACCAGCGCCGAGCTGCTGAACCTTTTCGCCAAGGCCAACGCCGCGACGGATGTGAACGCCGGAAGACGGGTGTCAGGTGAGATGTGGGAAGTGTGGCTGCGCGCCCCTGATGAGGCCGCCCAGGAGGTGTTGGATGCGGGCATGGGCCGCCGCGACGCCTATGATTTCGCTGGTGCCATCACCGAGTATGACAGGTTGATTGCCTATTGCCCGGATTATGCCGAAGGCTATAACCAGCGCGCTTATGTGCATTTCCTGCAACAGGACTATGAACCGGCACTGGCCGATCTCGACATCGCCCTGACCCTGCAACCGCATCACGTGGCCGCGCAATCAGGTCGCGCATTGACCTTGATGAACCTGGGGCGTTTGGAAGAGGCGCGCGCTCAATTGCTGATCGCCGTGGAGAATAACCCGTGGCTGTCCGAGGCAGCGCTGCTGGCAGACGATGCGCCGCTGGGCCGCAAAGGCAAGGATATCTGA
- a CDS encoding ankyrin repeat domain-containing protein encodes MAQGFYIALPPIDPVMKVARIASTRVTVLIALVLLCSLGAPARAQIAPSPSEIDAYTGLHRAAQSGDVAAVIALTDSNAPLEAQDSRGRTPLHVAAFASHEDIVRALADAGADVNAFEHQAYDIVTIAAVADDLDMLDAALDVGTNPGNITSPYIGTALIAAAHLGHHEVVERLITAGAPLDHVNNLGWTAMIEAVILGDGGADHVKCLQALLNAGADKTIADRQGDTPLDHAKQRGFAEMIALLE; translated from the coding sequence GTGGCGCAGGGCTTTTATATTGCTTTGCCGCCGATTGATCCGGTGATGAAGGTGGCCAGAATTGCAAGTACACGCGTGACTGTGCTGATCGCGCTGGTGTTGCTCTGCAGTCTGGGCGCGCCTGCACGCGCACAGATTGCCCCGTCGCCCAGCGAAATTGACGCCTACACCGGGTTGCACCGCGCGGCGCAGTCTGGCGATGTTGCTGCGGTAATCGCGCTGACAGACAGCAATGCCCCATTGGAAGCACAGGACAGCCGGGGCCGTACACCGCTTCATGTCGCGGCGTTTGCCTCTCATGAGGATATTGTCAGGGCACTGGCCGATGCGGGCGCTGACGTAAACGCATTTGAGCATCAGGCCTATGACATCGTCACGATTGCTGCGGTTGCAGATGATCTCGACATGCTTGACGCCGCACTGGATGTTGGAACCAACCCCGGCAACATCACAAGTCCCTACATTGGCACAGCACTGATCGCTGCGGCACACCTTGGCCACCACGAGGTTGTTGAACGGTTGATAACAGCGGGTGCGCCGCTGGATCACGTCAACAATCTGGGCTGGACTGCGATGATCGAGGCCGTGATTTTGGGGGATGGCGGCGCAGACCACGTCAAATGCTTGCAAGCGTTGCTGAATGCCGGCGCTGACAAAACCATCGCAGACCGCCAAGGTGACACACCCTTGGACCACGCAAAACAGCGCGGGTTTGCAGAGATGATCGCATTGCTGGAATAG
- a CDS encoding DUF4956 domain-containing protein, giving the protein METINWSDPIWELTARFAINTVANVLLMFGMFYRRYRDKELATTASMFNIFAFAVLTILSSVEFSIAAGFGLFAILALFSLRSEQISKTEISYFFGAIALAVICSVQGTGLLFVLVIVVFVLIGAWLLDHPRMLHSVSSAKLTLDNIETHVLSDTEKMRADLSERLGVEVMTFQVIELNYVNDLARINVFFRA; this is encoded by the coding sequence ATGGAAACGATCAATTGGAGCGATCCGATCTGGGAGCTGACGGCACGATTTGCGATCAACACCGTCGCGAATGTCTTGCTGATGTTTGGCATGTTCTACCGCCGGTATCGCGACAAGGAACTGGCGACCACGGCATCGATGTTCAACATCTTTGCGTTTGCTGTGCTGACCATCCTGTCCAGCGTGGAATTCAGCATCGCGGCAGGATTTGGATTGTTTGCCATTCTGGCGCTGTTCAGTCTGCGCTCAGAGCAGATATCAAAAACCGAGATTTCGTATTTCTTTGGCGCGATTGCCCTCGCGGTCATTTGTTCGGTTCAGGGGACCGGGCTGCTGTTCGTGCTGGTGATCGTCGTGTTCGTGCTGATTGGTGCCTGGCTGTTGGATCACCCACGGATGCTGCATTCGGTCAGCAGCGCAAAACTGACGCTCGACAACATCGAAACCCATGTGTTGTCCGACACTGAAAAGATGCGTGCTGACCTCTCTGAACGCCTTGGTGTCGAAGTGATGACCTTTCAGGTGATTGAGCTGAATTACGTCAACGACCTTGCCCGTATCAACGTCTTTTTCCGCGCATGA
- a CDS encoding polyphosphate polymerase domain-containing protein, with the protein MSIHDPNIDIDWLTSDFSPISLDELNETAEMLSRIDNKYVVPRVALQRLVPALRHEFNILDIDQRRAFTYDTRYFDDAQRSAYFEHHQGLRKGFKVRVRRYADAGLSFLEVKVKGKRGMTEKYRLQHDAGLVEHLSDDAMRFAKDTYFGQYGKPFDYKLQAALDIRYKRITLVAKNGGERMTIDTDLRFRTDNGTMSLGTDVFIVEAKSALGRGYADIELRRAHQRPTKKCSKYCIGMAAMGEVKRYNRFLPTMRKLGLIDAAGTRGGWSDVRPDLRLNVVDRDIARSRSAA; encoded by the coding sequence ATGTCCATCCATGACCCCAACATCGACATTGACTGGCTGACCAGCGACTTTTCACCGATCTCATTGGATGAACTGAACGAGACCGCTGAAATGCTGTCCCGGATCGACAACAAATACGTCGTTCCGCGCGTGGCGCTGCAACGTCTGGTTCCGGCGCTGCGGCATGAATTCAACATCCTCGATATCGATCAACGGCGTGCTTTCACCTATGATACCCGCTATTTCGATGACGCCCAGCGGAGCGCCTATTTTGAGCACCATCAGGGCTTGCGCAAAGGGTTCAAGGTGCGTGTTCGCCGGTATGCCGATGCCGGTCTTAGCTTTCTTGAGGTCAAGGTGAAGGGCAAGCGCGGGATGACCGAGAAATACCGCCTTCAGCACGATGCAGGATTGGTCGAGCACCTGTCAGATGACGCCATGCGTTTCGCAAAAGACACCTATTTTGGGCAGTATGGAAAGCCGTTTGACTACAAGCTGCAAGCGGCGCTGGACATCCGCTACAAGCGGATCACGCTGGTCGCAAAAAACGGCGGTGAAAGAATGACCATCGACACCGATCTGCGCTTTCGCACCGATAATGGCACCATGTCTTTGGGAACGGATGTCTTCATTGTCGAAGCGAAGTCGGCACTTGGGCGCGGATACGCAGACATTGAGCTGCGCCGCGCCCATCAAAGGCCGACCAAGAAATGCTCGAAATACTGCATTGGCATGGCAGCGATGGGAGAAGTGAAACGCTACAACAGATTTCTGCCGACAATGCGCAAACTTGGCTTGATTGACGCTGCGGGAACCCGCGGGGGTTGGTCAGATGTCCGCCCGGATCTGCGCCTGAATGTGGTGGATCGCGACATCGCGCGCTCAAGAAGTGCCGCCTGA
- a CDS encoding inorganic phosphate transporter → MSDQMMEVPAGSFRTGSKSFVRIAIAGAFLLCIMVGMNLYVGASVQGGSFLVIAAIVGGYMAMNIGANDVANNVGPTVGSGAMAMGAAIALAAVFELGGALIAGGDVVGTVKSDIIAPELIGDDAKFVWLMLAALFAGAVWLNIATYLGAPVSTTHSIVGGVLGAGIAAGGWHVANWAVMLKIAASWVISPVMGGSIAALLLFAITKLIVDQRDILGAARRCVPYLLAAMAWAFSTYLALKGLKKVIPLDFPTATLIGLVVAAAIFWWVRPRIAQRSKTLPNEHESINHLFTGPLIFAAALLSFAHGANDVANAVGPLAAINDALANGAVSAKASIPLWVMGIGALGIAVGLALYGPKLIRTVGSEITHLDKTRAFCVALAAAVTVIIASQLGLPVSSTHIAVGGVFGVGFLREYLDANRSRIAAEIGERIKGEDAEAVQRFLTTFKSSAFVDQGKMIKHLRSNGNARLHLAKKDRKNISAVYKKELVKRSLVIRIVAAWLITVPASGTMAAVFYFTIRGYMIP, encoded by the coding sequence ATGTCTGACCAGATGATGGAAGTTCCAGCGGGCTCTTTTCGAACAGGGTCAAAATCTTTCGTCCGCATCGCGATCGCCGGGGCCTTCCTGCTTTGCATTATGGTTGGCATGAACTTGTATGTGGGTGCGTCTGTCCAGGGGGGATCCTTTTTAGTGATTGCGGCGATTGTCGGTGGCTATATGGCAATGAACATCGGCGCAAACGACGTTGCGAACAATGTCGGGCCGACCGTGGGTTCCGGAGCGATGGCCATGGGCGCTGCAATCGCCCTCGCAGCGGTGTTTGAGCTGGGTGGCGCGCTCATTGCAGGTGGCGACGTGGTTGGCACGGTCAAGAGTGACATCATCGCCCCTGAACTTATCGGGGATGATGCAAAATTTGTCTGGCTGATGCTGGCGGCGCTTTTTGCCGGGGCTGTTTGGCTGAACATCGCGACGTATCTTGGGGCCCCGGTTTCGACCACCCATTCGATTGTTGGCGGCGTTCTGGGGGCGGGGATAGCGGCAGGTGGTTGGCATGTCGCAAATTGGGCTGTGATGCTGAAAATCGCTGCCAGCTGGGTTATTTCCCCGGTCATGGGCGGGTCGATCGCGGCGCTTTTGCTTTTCGCGATCACAAAGCTGATCGTGGACCAAAGGGACATACTAGGTGCGGCACGGCGCTGTGTGCCATATCTGCTGGCTGCGATGGCATGGGCATTTTCCACGTATCTGGCCTTGAAAGGTCTCAAGAAGGTAATCCCGCTCGACTTCCCAACAGCAACCCTTATTGGCCTCGTGGTCGCCGCAGCGATTTTTTGGTGGGTCAGGCCCCGGATAGCACAACGTTCCAAAACACTCCCGAACGAGCACGAAAGCATCAATCACCTTTTTACCGGACCGCTGATTTTTGCCGCCGCGCTTTTGAGTTTTGCGCATGGTGCCAATGACGTCGCCAACGCGGTCGGACCTCTTGCTGCGATCAACGATGCCTTGGCCAATGGCGCGGTCTCGGCCAAGGCGTCTATTCCCCTTTGGGTGATGGGTATTGGCGCGCTTGGGATTGCTGTGGGCCTCGCCCTTTACGGGCCAAAACTGATCCGGACCGTGGGCTCAGAGATCACCCATCTGGACAAGACACGCGCCTTTTGCGTGGCGCTTGCGGCAGCAGTTACGGTAATCATTGCCTCGCAGCTGGGCTTGCCGGTCAGTTCGACACATATTGCTGTTGGTGGGGTGTTCGGCGTTGGGTTCTTGCGGGAATACCTTGATGCAAACCGTTCCCGGATTGCAGCAGAGATCGGCGAGCGGATCAAGGGCGAGGACGCTGAGGCCGTTCAAAGGTTTCTGACCACATTCAAATCGTCCGCCTTTGTGGATCAGGGAAAGATGATCAAGCACCTGCGCAGCAACGGCAACGCGCGCCTGCATCTGGCAAAGAAAGATCGAAAGAACATTTCCGCTGTCTATAAGAAAGAGCTGGTCAAACGATCATTGGTGATCAGAATTGTGGCGGCATGGCTTATCACTGTTCCGGCGTCAGGCACCATGGCTGCCGTGTTCTACTTTACCATTCGCGGTTACATGATCCCCTAG
- a CDS encoding LysR family transcriptional regulator, with amino-acid sequence MHNENWDDLRYILTVAETGSVLQAAKRLGVNHATVLRHVAAFEERHGTAVFERTAQGYRLLPDRAHVIQAAQNAEAAMQEVSRLAGGGHQAMTGTVRITSTDTLCAMVLPAFVAQLSAENQRFCVTLLSSNTHLDLIREQAHIVVRPSVNLAEDLAGTAVAKLGFAAYAVNERAQKWHGLAGPLSRSVAAKWIAEEIPTDQLTTACDSFLTLRELAVLDGGIAVLPCFLGDNEQRLIKLDNAMPHLTVPIWVAHHVDTIETPQLKAVRNRLIDYFSNQQAFF; translated from the coding sequence ATGCACAACGAGAACTGGGACGATCTGCGATACATATTGACCGTTGCCGAAACCGGTTCGGTCCTGCAAGCGGCCAAGCGGCTGGGCGTGAATCATGCGACAGTGCTGCGCCATGTTGCGGCATTTGAGGAACGCCACGGCACCGCCGTCTTTGAGCGGACGGCGCAGGGCTATCGGCTGTTGCCCGATCGCGCGCATGTCATACAGGCCGCCCAAAACGCTGAGGCCGCCATGCAAGAGGTCAGCCGCCTTGCTGGTGGTGGGCACCAGGCGATGACCGGGACCGTCAGGATCACGTCGACCGATACGCTCTGCGCGATGGTGCTTCCGGCTTTCGTCGCCCAGCTGTCGGCAGAAAATCAGCGCTTTTGCGTAACCTTGCTCAGCAGCAACACACATCTGGATTTGATCCGTGAACAAGCGCATATCGTGGTGCGTCCATCGGTAAACCTTGCCGAGGATCTAGCCGGCACTGCCGTGGCAAAGCTGGGATTTGCGGCCTATGCCGTGAATGAACGGGCGCAAAAATGGCACGGCCTTGCCGGGCCATTGTCCCGTTCGGTCGCGGCAAAATGGATTGCCGAGGAAATTCCCACCGATCAGCTTACAACAGCATGTGACAGTTTTCTGACGCTACGCGAGCTGGCCGTGCTGGATGGTGGCATTGCTGTGCTTCCTTGTTTTCTGGGCGACAACGAGCAACGGCTGATCAAGCTCGACAACGCGATGCCCCATTTGACCGTGCCGATCTGGGTTGCCCATCATGTCGATACGATTGAGACGCCGCAGCTAAAGGCGGTGCGCAACCGGCTGATAGACTACTTTTCAAATCAGCAGGCTTTTTTCTGA